One Pectobacterium polaris DNA window includes the following coding sequences:
- a CDS encoding DUF413 domain-containing protein, translated as MAESFSTTNRFFDNKFYPRGFSRHGDFTIKEAQLLERHGYAFNELDLGKREPVTEEETSFVAMCRGERKAETELEKIWSKYLDRIRRPKRFHTLSGGKPQMDAVEEYTESDD; from the coding sequence ATGGCAGAAAGCTTCTCTACCACTAATCGTTTTTTTGATAACAAGTTCTACCCGCGTGGTTTTTCCCGACATGGCGACTTTACGATTAAAGAAGCACAACTGTTGGAGCGCCACGGTTACGCGTTTAACGAGCTGGATTTAGGTAAACGTGAACCAGTGACTGAGGAAGAGACATCGTTTGTTGCAATGTGCCGCGGCGAGCGTAAAGCGGAAACGGAACTGGAAAAAATCTGGTCCAAATATCTGGATCGTATCCGTCGTCCTAAACGCTTCCATACGTTGTCTGGTGGTAAGCCGCAGATGGATGCAGTGGAAGAATACACTGAAAGCGATGATTAA